One Qipengyuania aurantiaca genomic region harbors:
- the queA gene encoding tRNA preQ1(34) S-adenosylmethionine ribosyltransferase-isomerase QueA, which produces MRVDLFDFELPKERIALRPARPRDAARMLVVRGAKPFADRTVLDLPSMLDPGDVLVFNDTRVIPAQLEGRRGEAKIGATLHKRVDLRRWQAFIRNAKRLRVGEIATFGGGVTALAEERLADGSFILFFEGDEPVEVLLERAGTMPLPPYIAGKRATDAQDREDYQTMFAKEDGAVAAPTAALHFTDRLMGALAERGIGTETLTLHVGAGTFLPVKADDTEDHQMHAEWGRIEQDTADRLNAARARGNRVIAVGTTSLRLLESATGEDKVIRPFAGDTDIFITPGYSFRAIDGLMTNFHLPKSTLFMLVSALMGRERMQAAYAHAIASEYRFYSYGDSSLLLP; this is translated from the coding sequence ATGCGCGTCGACCTCTTCGATTTCGAGCTTCCCAAGGAACGTATAGCGCTGCGGCCCGCGCGGCCGCGCGATGCGGCGCGTATGCTCGTCGTGCGCGGGGCAAAGCCCTTTGCCGACCGCACCGTGCTCGACCTGCCATCCATGCTCGATCCGGGCGATGTGCTGGTTTTCAACGATACGCGCGTCATTCCCGCGCAATTGGAAGGCCGCCGGGGCGAGGCGAAGATCGGTGCGACGCTGCACAAGCGAGTGGACCTGCGCCGCTGGCAGGCCTTCATCCGTAACGCCAAACGCCTGCGCGTGGGTGAAATCGCGACCTTCGGCGGCGGCGTGACCGCGCTGGCCGAAGAACGGCTCGCCGACGGCAGTTTCATCTTGTTCTTCGAGGGCGACGAACCGGTCGAGGTGTTGCTCGAACGCGCCGGCACCATGCCGCTGCCGCCCTATATCGCGGGCAAGCGCGCCACCGATGCGCAGGACCGTGAAGATTATCAGACCATGTTCGCGAAAGAGGACGGCGCCGTCGCCGCCCCAACCGCGGCCCTGCATTTCACCGATCGCCTCATGGGCGCGCTTGCCGAGCGCGGGATCGGGACCGAGACGCTGACGCTCCATGTCGGGGCGGGCACCTTCCTGCCGGTCAAGGCGGATGACACCGAAGACCACCAGATGCACGCCGAATGGGGCCGCATCGAACAGGACACGGCGGACCGGCTGAATGCGGCGCGCGCACGCGGAAACCGCGTCATTGCCGTGGGTACCACCAGTCTCCGCCTACTCGAAAGCGCCACGGGTGAGGACAAGGTGATCCGCCCCTTCGCAGGCGATACCGATATCTTCATTACGCCCGGCTATTCCTTCCGCGCCATCGACGGGTTGATGACCAATTTCCATCTGCCCAAGTCGACGCTGTTCATGCTGGTCAGCGCGCTGATGGGTCGCGAGCGGATGCAGGCGGCCTATGCCCATGCGATTGCCAGCGAATACCGTTTCTATTCCTATGGTGACTCCTCGCTGCTCCTGCCTTAG
- a CDS encoding peptidylprolyl isomerase → MLKSSLALAAAALTAIAPVAALAQDAEAEAKPASSFKYEPINYNLNDDRENVLFLDLSNGERVGIRLMPAWAPSHVERIKTLTRQGFYDGVIFHRVIEGFMAQTGDPTGTGQGGSHLPDLEEEFNPMPHIRGTLSMARAASEDSANSQFFIVFYPRFSLDKKYTNFGRVISNMGAVDAINRGEPPANPTRILQASLASDNKPVPAPMPAAAPALMEEEVTLDDLNASS, encoded by the coding sequence ATGCTGAAGTCTTCGCTTGCCCTCGCTGCTGCCGCTCTGACGGCGATCGCTCCGGTTGCTGCCCTGGCGCAGGACGCCGAGGCCGAGGCGAAACCCGCCTCGAGCTTCAAATACGAGCCGATCAATTACAATCTGAACGATGATCGTGAGAACGTCCTGTTCCTCGATCTGTCGAATGGCGAGCGCGTCGGCATCCGCCTCATGCCGGCATGGGCACCCAGCCATGTCGAGCGCATCAAGACGCTCACCCGGCAGGGCTTTTACGACGGCGTGATCTTCCACCGCGTGATCGAAGGCTTCATGGCGCAGACCGGTGACCCGACCGGCACGGGGCAGGGCGGCAGCCATCTTCCCGACCTCGAGGAAGAATTCAATCCGATGCCGCATATCCGCGGCACGCTGTCGATGGCGCGCGCCGCCAGCGAAGACAGCGCGAACAGCCAGTTCTTCATCGTCTTCTATCCGCGCTTCAGCCTGGACAAGAAGTATACCAATTTCGGCCGCGTGATTTCGAACATGGGCGCCGTCGATGCCATCAACCGCGGCGAACCGCCCGCGAACCCGACCCGCATCCTGCAGGCCTCGCTTGCATCGGACAACAAGCCGGTTCCGGCTCCGATGCCCGCTGCTGCGCCCGCGCTGATGGAAGAAGAGGTCACGCTGGACGATCTGAACGCGTCGAGCTGA
- the coaD gene encoding pantetheine-phosphate adenylyltransferase has product MAERIGIYPGTFDPITLGHADIIRRGSKLVDRLIIGVTTNPSKNPMFSTEERFAMVEREIAAMGLENVEVVGFNALLVKFAQKMGASVLIRGLRAVADFEYEYQMAGMNQQLDDDIETVFLMADVSLQPIASRLVKEIALFGGDITPFVSKDVCEDVVARVKERGQLGDY; this is encoded by the coding sequence ATGGCTGAACGCATTGGTATTTACCCCGGCACGTTCGACCCCATCACGCTGGGGCATGCGGATATCATCCGGCGCGGCAGCAAGCTCGTCGACCGGCTTATCATCGGTGTGACGACCAATCCGTCCAAAAACCCCATGTTTTCGACCGAGGAGCGCTTTGCCATGGTCGAGCGCGAGATCGCGGCGATGGGCCTTGAGAATGTCGAGGTGGTGGGTTTCAACGCGCTGCTGGTGAAATTCGCGCAGAAAATGGGCGCCAGCGTTCTCATCCGCGGGCTGCGCGCTGTGGCGGATTTCGAATACGAGTACCAGATGGCGGGCATGAACCAGCAGCTCGACGATGATATCGAGACGGTGTTCCTCATGGCCGATGTTTCGCTGCAGCCGATCGCCTCGCGCCTGGTGAAGGAAATCGCGCTGTTCGGCGGCGACATCACGCCCTTCGTCAGCAAGGACGTGTGCGAGGATGTGGTCGCCCGCGTCAAGGAGCGCGGACAGCTCGGGGATTACTGA
- a CDS encoding polyprenyl synthetase family protein, producing MTRMPDLLSDAFDQVQQDVDAAFDAYLPVPQDTRARLVEAMRYAAIGGGKRVRPLLVCATAKLFGVDRDAAVAAGCAVEAIHAYSLIHDDLPCMDDDDLRHGKPTLHKVYDEATAVLAGDCLHALAFDILTMPGISNDPFVRAELVATLAKASGHEGMAGGQMMDIVSDEEEYDIRQVTRLQQLKTGALLAASVEMGAILGKLPPEGRTHLRAYARDIGLAFQIADDLLDVEGDETKAGKALRKDEGQGKQTFVTLMGRDAARAQAEMLVEQAGQHLASYGEDARVLVELARFVVKRDH from the coding sequence ATGACACGGATGCCCGACCTGCTGTCCGACGCTTTCGACCAGGTCCAGCAGGATGTCGACGCGGCGTTCGACGCCTATCTCCCGGTCCCGCAGGATACCCGCGCGCGGCTGGTCGAAGCGATGCGCTATGCCGCGATCGGCGGCGGCAAGCGCGTGCGCCCGCTGCTGGTCTGCGCGACGGCGAAGCTGTTCGGCGTCGACCGCGATGCCGCCGTGGCCGCGGGCTGCGCGGTCGAGGCGATCCACGCCTATTCGCTGATTCACGACGATCTTCCCTGCATGGACGACGACGATCTGCGCCACGGCAAGCCGACGCTGCACAAGGTCTATGACGAGGCGACGGCGGTTCTGGCGGGCGATTGCCTCCATGCGCTGGCCTTCGACATTCTCACCATGCCCGGCATCAGCAACGATCCCTTCGTGCGCGCCGAACTGGTGGCGACGCTGGCCAAGGCCAGTGGGCATGAAGGCATGGCGGGCGGCCAGATGATGGACATCGTCTCGGACGAAGAGGAATACGACATCCGGCAGGTCACGCGCCTGCAGCAGCTGAAAACCGGGGCCTTGCTGGCTGCCAGTGTGGAAATGGGCGCGATCCTGGGCAAGCTGCCTCCCGAAGGCCGCACCCATTTGCGCGCTTATGCCCGCGACATCGGCCTCGCATTCCAGATCGCCGACGATCTGCTCGACGTGGAAGGCGACGAGACCAAGGCCGGCAAGGCGCTGCGCAAGGACGAAGGCCAGGGCAAGCAGACCTTCGTCACCCTCATGGGCCGCGACGCCGCCCGCGCGCAGGCGGAAATGCTGGTCGAACAGGCCGGGCAGCACCTCGCCAGCTATGGCGAGGACGCACGCGTGCTGGTGGAACTGGCGCGGTTCGTGGTAAAGAGGGATCATTGA
- a CDS encoding exodeoxyribonuclease VII small subunit: MAEGQDKPIGEMSFEEALRALEITVRRLESGDVPLDESIALYERGEELRKACQARLDAAQARIDKIVIDGEGKPSGTVPFDAEG, from the coding sequence ATGGCAGAGGGTCAAGACAAACCGATCGGCGAGATGAGCTTCGAAGAGGCTCTGCGTGCGCTGGAGATCACCGTGCGCCGGCTGGAAAGCGGCGATGTGCCGCTGGACGAGAGTATCGCGCTCTACGAACGCGGCGAGGAACTGCGCAAAGCGTGCCAGGCGCGGCTCGACGCGGCGCAGGCGCGGATCGACAAGATCGTCATCGACGGCGAAGGCAAGCCTTCGGGCACCGTGCCTTTCGACGCGGAAGGCTGA
- a CDS encoding DUF2177 family protein, giving the protein MTWIVAFIAAALAFGALDALWLGWAGPNFYRPKLGDLLADSFRMVPALVFYAAYVAAIVWFAVRPGLAGGLGAAALNGALLGAICYATYDLTNQATLKHWSTTVTIADICWGAFATAAAATIATYAASKLA; this is encoded by the coding sequence ATGACGTGGATTGTCGCCTTTATCGCGGCTGCGCTGGCTTTCGGCGCACTCGATGCGCTGTGGCTCGGCTGGGCTGGTCCGAATTTCTACCGCCCGAAGTTGGGCGATTTGCTTGCCGACAGCTTCCGCATGGTCCCCGCACTGGTCTTCTATGCGGCTTATGTCGCGGCCATCGTGTGGTTCGCGGTGCGGCCCGGCCTTGCCGGAGGGCTGGGAGCCGCCGCGCTCAACGGCGCATTGCTGGGCGCGATCTGCTATGCGACCTACGACCTCACCAACCAGGCCACGCTGAAGCACTGGTCGACCACGGTCACGATTGCCGACATCTGCTGGGGCGCCTTCGCCACCGCTGCCGCCGCGACCATCGCCACCTACGCCGCCAGCAAGCTCGCCTGA
- the purL gene encoding phosphoribosylformylglycinamidine synthase subunit PurL — protein sequence MSEITPDIVAQHGLSEEEYDRVLHALGREPNLVELGIFSVMWSEHCSYKSSRLHLKKLPTEAPWVICGPGENAGVIDIGDGQAAIFKMESHNHPSYIEPYQGAATGVGGILRDVFTMGARPVANANALRFGRPEHPKMKHLVQGVVAGIGGYGNCVGVPTVCGETNFNPAYDGNILVNAMTVGVADANKIFYSAATGVGNPIVYVGSKTGRDGIHGATMASADFEEDADAKRPTVQVGDPFTEKLLIEACLELMATDAIVAIQDMGAAGLTSSSVEMATNGKAGIRLDMDKVPCREEGMTPYEMMLSESQERMLMVLKPGKEAMAAAIFEKWELDFAVIGEVTDTQHMVLEFGGEVVCDIPLGPLAADAPEYDRPYLSKEEYTAWAGIKPMTERPDTDDVGGDLMKLLASPNLSSRKWISEQYDSQVGADTLQTGGDAGVVRVHGTKKALAISTDCTPRYVHADPYEGGKQAIAEAYRNLCAVGARPLAVTNCLNFANPQRPEIMSQFVHALEGMGRACRVLDFPIVSGNVSLYNESKATGGGSAILPTPAIGGVGLIDDYDRMMTMPFKAEGEAIYLIHAEEWATADPERSHLGKSLWLSEIHGRDEGRTPPTDLTVEKNAGKIILQLIADGLVSAVHDVSDGGLAIALAEMAMAGGIGADVEWNEEYSKAAWWFGEDQGRYVVTVPDTQALNEALAKGTENDETASIGFRRIGKTGGNTLFGKSVDEMRAAHRSFFDEWMES from the coding sequence ATGAGCGAAATCACCCCCGACATCGTCGCCCAGCACGGCCTCTCCGAAGAAGAATACGACCGCGTCCTGCACGCACTCGGTCGCGAGCCCAACCTTGTGGAACTGGGCATCTTTTCGGTCATGTGGAGCGAGCACTGCTCCTACAAGTCCTCGCGACTCCACTTGAAGAAGTTGCCGACCGAAGCGCCCTGGGTGATCTGCGGTCCGGGCGAGAACGCGGGCGTGATCGATATCGGTGACGGACAGGCAGCCATCTTCAAGATGGAGAGCCACAACCATCCGAGCTACATCGAGCCCTACCAGGGCGCGGCGACCGGCGTCGGTGGCATCCTGCGCGATGTCTTCACCATGGGCGCGCGGCCGGTGGCTAATGCCAACGCGCTGCGCTTCGGACGTCCCGAGCATCCGAAGATGAAGCACCTCGTGCAGGGCGTGGTCGCAGGCATCGGGGGCTACGGCAATTGCGTCGGCGTGCCGACCGTGTGCGGCGAGACGAACTTCAATCCCGCCTATGACGGCAACATCCTCGTCAACGCGATGACGGTGGGCGTCGCCGATGCGAATAAGATCTTCTATTCGGCCGCGACCGGCGTGGGCAATCCGATCGTCTATGTCGGTTCGAAGACCGGGCGCGACGGGATCCACGGTGCGACCATGGCAAGCGCCGATTTCGAGGAAGACGCCGACGCCAAGCGCCCCACCGTGCAGGTGGGGGACCCCTTCACCGAGAAGCTGCTCATCGAAGCCTGCCTCGAACTGATGGCCACCGATGCCATCGTCGCGATCCAGGACATGGGCGCGGCGGGCCTGACCTCCTCCAGCGTCGAAATGGCGACCAACGGCAAGGCCGGCATCCGCCTCGACATGGACAAGGTCCCCTGCCGCGAAGAGGGCATGACGCCGTACGAAATGATGCTGAGCGAAAGCCAGGAGCGCATGCTCATGGTGCTGAAGCCAGGCAAGGAAGCGATGGCGGCGGCGATCTTCGAGAAGTGGGAGCTCGATTTCGCGGTCATCGGCGAAGTCACCGACACGCAGCACATGGTGCTCGAATTTGGCGGTGAAGTGGTATGCGACATACCGCTCGGCCCGCTCGCGGCCGATGCGCCCGAATACGACCGCCCTTACCTCTCGAAGGAAGAATACACCGCGTGGGCTGGCATCAAGCCGATGACGGAGCGTCCGGACACGGACGACGTAGGCGGCGATTTGATGAAGCTGCTCGCTTCGCCCAACTTGTCGTCGCGCAAGTGGATCAGCGAACAGTACGACAGCCAGGTTGGCGCGGACACGCTCCAGACCGGCGGCGATGCCGGTGTGGTCCGCGTCCATGGCACGAAGAAGGCGCTGGCGATCAGCACCGACTGCACCCCGCGCTATGTTCATGCCGACCCCTATGAGGGCGGCAAGCAGGCGATTGCCGAAGCCTATCGCAACCTGTGTGCAGTGGGCGCGCGTCCGCTGGCAGTGACCAATTGCCTCAACTTCGCCAACCCGCAGCGTCCCGAGATCATGAGCCAGTTCGTCCACGCGCTCGAAGGCATGGGCCGTGCCTGCCGCGTGCTCGATTTCCCGATCGTGAGCGGCAATGTCAGCCTCTACAACGAGAGCAAGGCGACAGGCGGCGGCAGCGCCATCCTGCCCACCCCCGCCATCGGCGGTGTCGGCCTGATCGACGATTACGACCGCATGATGACCATGCCGTTCAAGGCCGAGGGTGAGGCGATCTACCTCATCCACGCCGAGGAATGGGCCACTGCCGATCCGGAACGTTCGCATCTCGGCAAGTCGCTGTGGCTGTCGGAAATCCATGGCCGCGACGAAGGTCGTACCCCGCCGACCGACCTCACGGTCGAGAAGAACGCGGGCAAGATCATCCTGCAGCTCATCGCCGACGGTCTCGTCAGCGCGGTCCACGATGTCTCCGACGGCGGCCTCGCCATCGCGCTTGCCGAAATGGCCATGGCCGGCGGTATCGGCGCCGATGTCGAGTGGAACGAGGAATATTCCAAGGCTGCATGGTGGTTCGGCGAGGACCAGGGCCGCTACGTCGTGACCGTCCCCGACACGCAGGCGCTCAACGAAGCGCTCGCCAAGGGCACGGAGAACGACGAGACCGCCTCCATCGGCTTCCGCCGCATCGGCAAGACTGGCGGCAACACGCTCTTCGGCAAGTCCGTCGACGAAATGCGCGCGGCACATCGCAGCTTCTTCGACGAGTGGATGGAGTCGTAA
- a CDS encoding DUF6122 family protein — MAVLQLVVHYGGHWLAPFLLARLIAAENWLRFGAVMAAANLIDLDHLLADPMFDPNRCSIGFHPLHGGIAAAIYLVLLAVPRWWARAFGLGALWHLAVDYGDCLMQGW, encoded by the coding sequence GTGGCGGTACTTCAGCTAGTTGTGCATTACGGCGGGCACTGGCTGGCGCCCTTCCTGCTTGCACGGCTCATCGCGGCGGAGAACTGGCTGCGCTTCGGCGCAGTCATGGCTGCGGCCAACCTCATCGATCTCGACCATTTGCTGGCCGACCCGATGTTCGACCCGAACCGCTGCAGCATCGGCTTCCATCCGCTGCACGGGGGGATCGCGGCGGCCATCTACCTCGTCCTTCTCGCCGTCCCGCGCTGGTGGGCGCGCGCCTTTGGCTTGGGGGCCTTGTGGCATCTCGCGGTCGACTATGGCGACTGCCTGATGCAAGGATGGTGA
- a CDS encoding DUF3052 family protein, which produces MTAGYSGTPLAKKLNLRDGQRVWFDGMPENVIDEIDEYALELTFVEGPEDAPDAAHIFVTERAALTEKLEVLRQSIAQDGQVWVSWPKQASGVATEIGAHEVREAGLALGFVDTKKCAVDEVWSGLKFAIRKELRS; this is translated from the coding sequence ATGACCGCAGGCTATTCCGGAACTCCGCTCGCCAAGAAGCTCAACCTACGCGACGGCCAGCGTGTGTGGTTCGACGGGATGCCCGAGAACGTGATCGACGAGATCGACGAATACGCGCTCGAACTGACCTTCGTCGAAGGCCCGGAAGACGCACCCGATGCAGCGCATATATTCGTAACCGAACGCGCTGCTCTGACGGAGAAGCTGGAAGTGCTGCGACAGAGCATCGCGCAGGACGGTCAGGTATGGGTCAGCTGGCCCAAGCAGGCCTCCGGCGTGGCGACCGAAATTGGCGCGCACGAGGTCCGCGAGGCGGGTCTGGCGCTCGGCTTCGTCGATACGAAGAAATGCGCGGTGGACGAGGTCTGGTCGGGTCTCAAATTCGCGATACGCAAGGAACTGCGCTCATGA
- a CDS encoding nitroreductase family protein: MKDHESVAYSLERFADDEAVTRARAMRDRLKQRRTCRYFSDEPVPREVIEAAIEAAGTAPNGANHQPWHFAVVSSPEKKRAIREAAEEEERNFYAGKASDEWLDALAPLGTDEDKPFLETAPWLIVVFAQRKGGIEEDGKTQNYYVNESVGIACGMLIATLHEAGLATLTHTPSPMGFLRDICDRPEHEKPLMVVVVGHPEEGATVPAHALKKKPLTQIASWL, from the coding sequence ATGAAGGATCACGAGAGCGTCGCCTATTCGCTCGAACGGTTTGCAGACGATGAGGCTGTCACCCGCGCCCGCGCCATGCGCGACCGGCTGAAACAGCGCCGCACCTGCCGCTATTTTTCCGACGAACCCGTCCCGCGCGAAGTGATCGAAGCGGCGATCGAAGCCGCCGGCACCGCGCCAAATGGCGCCAACCACCAGCCCTGGCACTTCGCCGTCGTCTCCTCGCCCGAGAAGAAGCGCGCGATCCGCGAGGCCGCCGAAGAGGAAGAGCGCAATTTCTACGCCGGCAAGGCGAGCGACGAATGGCTCGACGCCCTCGCCCCGCTCGGCACGGACGAGGACAAGCCCTTTCTCGAGACCGCTCCCTGGCTCATCGTGGTCTTCGCCCAGCGCAAGGGCGGGATCGAGGAGGACGGCAAGACGCAGAATTACTACGTCAACGAGAGCGTCGGCATCGCCTGCGGCATGCTGATCGCGACGCTGCACGAGGCGGGCCTCGCCACGCTGACGCACACGCCCTCACCCATGGGCTTCCTGCGCGATATCTGCGATCGCCCCGAGCATGAGAAGCCGTTGATGGTGGTCGTGGTCGGACACCCCGAAGAGGGCGCCACCGTCCCGGCGCATGCCTTGAAGAAAAAGCCGCTGACTCAGATCGCCAGCTGGCTCTGA
- a CDS encoding ubiquinone biosynthesis protein COQ4, producing MSQQMNPVSDIECASDGTILRDPRRPEPKYSLPKAYGHFRDLLKDKEETSHVFKIFESLPSKSFMPRVRALTLSEHGEKLRVDEPYLPPILDDHAALRKLPKGSVAHAYCDFMESEGLSAAGLVEEAEKLGNPKYGDLVEWFGFRQRDTHDLMHVLTGYGRDGLGEQCVLLFTHGQSPSHGHLLIGYAGALQIKKTVKSAAPVFKACRQAHRTGVACPALVGMSIRELLATDLEEARAKFNIPDPHWYKECHRIWRREGIDPYDLLAEPAEPQAVAA from the coding sequence ATGAGCCAGCAGATGAACCCCGTTTCCGATATCGAATGCGCCAGCGACGGCACGATCCTGCGCGACCCGCGTCGCCCCGAGCCTAAGTATTCGCTGCCCAAGGCCTATGGCCATTTCCGCGACCTGCTGAAGGACAAGGAAGAAACCAGCCACGTCTTCAAGATTTTCGAATCGCTGCCGAGCAAAAGCTTCATGCCCCGCGTACGGGCGCTGACGCTGAGCGAGCATGGCGAAAAGCTGCGTGTCGACGAACCCTATCTCCCGCCCATCCTCGATGACCATGCGGCCCTGCGCAAACTGCCCAAGGGCAGCGTGGCGCACGCCTATTGCGACTTCATGGAAAGCGAAGGCCTGTCGGCTGCCGGTTTGGTCGAAGAGGCAGAAAAGCTCGGCAATCCGAAGTATGGCGACCTCGTCGAATGGTTCGGTTTCCGCCAGCGCGACACGCATGATTTGATGCATGTCCTTACCGGCTACGGCCGCGACGGACTAGGCGAACAATGCGTCCTGCTTTTCACCCACGGCCAGAGCCCGAGCCACGGGCACTTGCTCATCGGCTATGCGGGTGCGCTGCAGATCAAGAAAACGGTGAAGAGCGCAGCGCCGGTCTTCAAGGCCTGCCGCCAGGCGCACAGGACGGGTGTGGCCTGTCCCGCTCTTGTTGGCATGTCCATCCGCGAACTTCTCGCCACCGACCTCGAAGAGGCCCGCGCGAAGTTCAACATTCCGGACCCGCACTGGTACAAGGAATGCCACCGCATCTGGCGCCGCGAGGGCATCGACCCCTACGACCTGCTCGCCGAACCGGCCGAGCCGCAAGCGGTAGCGGCTTAG
- the serB gene encoding phosphoserine phosphatase SerB yields MLIARLIAEASGVETRLDAASEALGKAGMPVAAAAMLDFCSDVLEVSLPQGDAKQVAAILTEHFGESDLLVADHAIEIPHLFVSDMDSTMIGQECIDELADFAGIKDKVAEITERAMRGELEFESALRERVGLLEGLGERAIDNCLAERIAPVSGARTLVQTLKSKGCRTVLVTGGFHHFADRVADQLGFERVVGNRLAVANGQLTGALAGPVSDASTKLATLEEERGKLGEGARVLATGDGANDIPMIEAADYGIAYRAKPKARDAANGRIVSEDLTGVLKLLGIPETEWVMG; encoded by the coding sequence ATGCTCATCGCACGGCTGATAGCAGAGGCTTCGGGTGTGGAAACCCGCCTCGACGCAGCGAGCGAGGCGCTCGGCAAGGCCGGTATGCCGGTGGCCGCGGCCGCCATGCTCGATTTCTGCAGCGATGTGCTCGAAGTCTCCCTGCCGCAGGGCGACGCGAAACAGGTCGCGGCTATCCTGACCGAGCATTTCGGCGAGAGCGACCTGCTGGTGGCCGATCACGCGATCGAAATCCCCCACCTCTTCGTGTCGGACATGGATTCGACGATGATCGGACAGGAATGCATCGACGAACTGGCCGATTTCGCGGGCATCAAGGACAAGGTCGCCGAGATCACGGAGCGCGCCATGCGCGGCGAGCTCGAGTTCGAAAGCGCGCTGCGCGAGCGCGTGGGCCTGCTCGAAGGGCTGGGCGAACGCGCGATCGACAATTGCCTTGCCGAGCGTATCGCCCCGGTGTCGGGCGCGCGCACGCTGGTGCAGACTTTGAAGTCGAAGGGCTGTCGCACGGTCCTCGTCACCGGCGGCTTCCACCATTTCGCCGATCGCGTGGCCGATCAACTCGGTTTCGAACGCGTGGTCGGCAACCGGCTCGCGGTGGCCAACGGCCAACTGACGGGCGCGCTGGCCGGGCCGGTCAGCGATGCCTCGACCAAACTCGCCACGCTCGAAGAAGAGCGCGGCAAACTGGGCGAGGGCGCGCGTGTGCTCGCCACCGGAGATGGCGCCAACGACATCCCGATGATCGAAGCGGCAGATTACGGCATCGCCTATCGCGCCAAGCCCAAGGCGCGCGATGCGGCCAACGGGCGGATCGTAAGCGAGGACCTGACAGGCGTGCTGAAACTGCTCGGCATTCCGGAGACTGAATGGGTGATGGGCTAA
- the miaA gene encoding tRNA (adenosine(37)-N6)-dimethylallyltransferase MiaA: MSINTSPELPPVALIAGPTASGKSDLAVRLGQRLEAQGKKAVVLNADSAQVYADLRVLSARPSQEDMGGIEHRLFGAWDGATPCSAADWAAAAKREIASLHAEGAVPILCGGTGLYMRTLLEGIAPVPEIDPAIREQVRALSQGEARAALEAEDPEAASRLAPADASRTTRALEVVRSTGRSLKEWQAQKTGGIGSQIDLHPLLLLPAREWLYERCDRRFVLMLDGGAIGEVEALLARQLDPSLPVMRAIGVPEIAALLQGDLSRDECIVAGQRATRQYAKRQYTWFRHQPPGSWPRDDKKTIDEYDILVSLLRKTS, from the coding sequence ATGAGCATCAATACGTCCCCTGAATTGCCACCTGTCGCGCTCATTGCAGGGCCGACCGCCAGCGGCAAGAGCGATCTCGCCGTGCGTCTGGGGCAGCGGCTTGAGGCTCAAGGGAAGAAGGCCGTGGTGCTCAACGCCGACAGTGCGCAGGTCTACGCCGATCTGCGCGTCCTTTCGGCCCGCCCGAGCCAAGAGGACATGGGCGGGATAGAGCACCGCCTGTTCGGCGCCTGGGACGGGGCGACGCCTTGCTCAGCAGCCGACTGGGCCGCGGCGGCGAAACGCGAGATCGCGAGCCTGCATGCAGAAGGCGCGGTACCGATTCTGTGCGGCGGGACGGGCCTCTACATGCGCACGCTGCTTGAAGGCATCGCCCCGGTGCCCGAGATCGATCCCGCTATCCGCGAGCAGGTGCGTGCCTTGTCGCAAGGAGAAGCGCGCGCGGCACTGGAAGCGGAGGACCCGGAGGCCGCCTCCCGCCTTGCGCCCGCCGACGCTTCGCGCACGACGCGGGCGCTGGAAGTCGTGCGCTCGACCGGACGCTCCTTGAAGGAATGGCAGGCGCAAAAGACGGGCGGGATCGGGTCCCAGATCGACCTTCACCCTCTGCTCCTCCTGCCCGCACGTGAGTGGCTTTACGAGCGGTGCGACCGGCGCTTCGTCCTGATGCTCGACGGCGGGGCCATCGGTGAGGTCGAGGCGCTGCTGGCGCGCCAGCTCGATCCCTCGCTTCCGGTCATGCGGGCCATCGGTGTGCCCGAGATCGCAGCCCTCCTCCAAGGCGATCTATCGCGGGATGAATGTATCGTCGCTGGCCAGCGCGCGACACGCCAGTACGCCAAGCGGCAATATACTTGGTTCAGGCACCAGCCGCCGGGATCGTGGCCGCGCGATGATAAGAAAACTATCGATGAATACGACATTCTTGTATCATTGTTGCGCAAAACAAGTTGA